One window of Chloroflexota bacterium genomic DNA carries:
- a CDS encoding glycosyltransferase family 1 protein: MRIALMGTRGVPASYSGFETCVEELGSRLAQRGHQVTVYCRRHHITYPHATYKGMRLVKLPTIANKYLDTIVHSFLSSLHALSQGYDVCLYFIAGNSLVTWIPRLAGQKTLINVDGLDWKREKWPTLAKRYIQFAERMSGRLANAVITDSRVVQAYYRDVYGIETHYIAYGADVPRVPPGPTLEQFGLEPNRYVLFVGRLVPENCAHHLVEAFRGLDTDLKCVIVGDAPYADAYKAQLRAAAGDDPRIVFTGYQFGSAYHELGSNAWIFVETSGVGGTHPALLEAMAFGNCVVVHDTSENLETIGEAGLSYPGREGGSGLRPVLARLLSDPDLVEEYRKRAEERVRRHYSWDAVTDQYEALFKRVLGREAPSRRSAE, translated from the coding sequence ATGCGAATTGCGCTCATGGGCACGCGCGGCGTGCCCGCTTCATATTCCGGCTTCGAGACCTGCGTGGAGGAGCTGGGCAGCCGCCTGGCGCAGCGCGGCCACCAGGTCACCGTCTACTGTCGACGGCACCACATCACATACCCCCATGCCACCTACAAGGGCATGCGCCTGGTAAAGCTTCCCACCATCGCCAACAAGTACCTGGACACCATCGTGCACAGCTTCCTCTCCTCCCTGCATGCCCTGAGCCAGGGATATGATGTCTGTCTCTACTTCATCGCGGGGAACTCGCTGGTCACCTGGATCCCTCGCCTGGCCGGACAGAAGACGCTGATCAACGTGGACGGCCTGGACTGGAAGCGAGAGAAGTGGCCGACGCTGGCCAAGCGCTATATCCAATTCGCCGAGCGCATGTCCGGCCGCCTGGCCAACGCGGTGATCACCGACTCCCGCGTCGTGCAGGCGTACTATCGGGATGTCTACGGCATCGAAACCCACTACATCGCTTACGGCGCCGACGTACCGCGCGTGCCCCCCGGCCCGACCCTGGAGCAGTTCGGCCTGGAGCCGAACCGCTACGTGCTCTTCGTGGGCCGTTTGGTGCCCGAGAACTGCGCGCATCACCTGGTGGAGGCGTTCCGGGGCCTGGACACGGATCTCAAATGCGTCATCGTGGGCGACGCGCCTTACGCGGACGCGTACAAGGCGCAGCTGCGGGCAGCGGCCGGGGACGACCCGCGCATCGTCTTCACCGGCTATCAATTCGGATCGGCCTATCATGAATTGGGGTCCAACGCCTGGATCTTCGTGGAGACGTCCGGTGTGGGGGGCACCCACCCGGCCCTGCTGGAGGCGATGGCCTTTGGAAACTGCGTGGTGGTCCACGATACGTCGGAGAACCTGGAGACGATCGGAGAGGCCGGGCTGAGCTACCCGGGGCGTGAGGGCGGGTCTGGCCTCCGCCCCGTCCTGGCCCGCCTTCTGAGCGACCCCGATCTGGTCGAGGAGTACCGCAAGCGGGCGGAGGAGCGGGTGCGACGGCACTACTCATGGGACGCGGTCACCGATCAGTATGAGGCGCTGTTCAAGCGAGTGCTGGGGCGAGAGGCTCCCTCTCGCCGCTCGGCCGAGTAG
- a CDS encoding glycosyltransferase translates to MSQEKIRCSVGVTAHNEEANIGALLDALLDQHLHDVEITEIIVVASGCTDRTVPIVQEYAQRDPRIRLFVQERREGKTSAVNVFLKHAKEDICVLESGDTLPREDAIENLVRMFADPRVGMTGAHKVPLNTPDHLVGLFTHLRLRMEHELCLDIPRLGELIAFRKVFDQIPPDVAMDEAFVEALIIQRGLQVRYAPNAVVYNTGPTTVSDFVKQRRRNHAGHLYLKHKYGYKVASIQNRRVVRVALREIWGAIRLVLVLMALGVLEAWARLLGWYDFAIKKERHTVWDMAWTQKANLAQAGKEWTNHKEESLVTPVHEVNPLER, encoded by the coding sequence TTGAGCCAGGAAAAGATCCGGTGCAGTGTGGGGGTCACGGCGCACAACGAGGAAGCCAACATCGGAGCGCTCCTGGATGCCCTGCTCGATCAACACCTGCACGATGTCGAGATCACCGAGATCATCGTCGTCGCATCGGGGTGCACCGATCGCACGGTCCCCATCGTGCAGGAGTACGCCCAGCGTGACCCGCGCATCCGCCTCTTCGTGCAGGAACGCCGGGAGGGGAAGACCTCCGCGGTGAACGTGTTCCTCAAGCACGCCAAGGAGGACATCTGCGTCCTGGAAAGCGGCGACACGCTCCCCCGCGAGGACGCGATCGAGAACCTGGTCCGCATGTTCGCCGATCCCCGGGTCGGCATGACCGGCGCGCACAAGGTGCCTCTGAACACGCCGGATCACCTCGTCGGGCTGTTCACCCATCTGCGCCTGCGCATGGAGCACGAGCTGTGCCTGGACATCCCCCGGCTGGGGGAGCTCATCGCCTTCCGGAAGGTGTTCGACCAGATCCCGCCCGATGTGGCTATGGATGAGGCGTTCGTGGAGGCTCTCATCATTCAGCGCGGGCTGCAGGTGCGCTACGCGCCCAACGCGGTGGTCTACAACACCGGGCCCACCACCGTGAGCGATTTCGTGAAACAACGCCGCCGCAACCACGCCGGCCACCTCTACCTCAAGCACAAGTACGGATACAAGGTTGCCAGCATCCAGAACCGGCGGGTGGTCCGGGTGGCCCTGCGAGAGATATGGGGCGCCATCCGGCTGGTGCTCGTCCTGATGGCCCTGGGCGTGCTGGAGGCGTGGGCCCGACTGCTGGGCTGGTATGACTTCGCCATCAAGAAGGAACGGCACACCGTATGGGACATGGCGTGGACGCAGAAGGCCAACCTGGCCCAGGCGGGGAAGGAGTGGACGAACCACAAGGAAGAATCGCTCGTGACCCCCGTACACGAGGTGAATCCCCTTGAGAGATAA
- a CDS encoding biotin--[acetyl-CoA-carboxylase] ligase, translated as MTRMEIRSLAARLTTRRLGRPLVYAPRLTSTQALAARLSDLGWPDGTTVLAEEQTAGRGRGGRSWWAPYGQALLFSILLRPGLPSRRAQQLVMVAGLAAAEAVEAVCPVSVALKWPNDLYVRERKVGGILLEARLAANGQVVERAIVGIGINVSVDFAGLPDLQGQAVSLHEVAGHAPDRGALLVAILSRFEAHYQEVLAGGSCRAAWLERLLWMGREVQVTTPRGAFVGVARGVDEEGALLLECADGVMEVIRAGDVSLRTSQG; from the coding sequence ATGACTCGAATGGAGATCCGATCGTTAGCCGCCCGGCTGACGACTCGTCGCCTTGGACGTCCTCTGGTTTACGCGCCACGCCTGACATCCACCCAGGCGCTGGCAGCCCGCCTCTCGGATCTGGGGTGGCCGGACGGTACGACCGTGCTGGCCGAGGAGCAGACCGCCGGGCGCGGCCGAGGGGGCCGCTCGTGGTGGGCTCCTTATGGTCAGGCCCTGCTGTTCTCGATCCTGCTGCGGCCCGGCCTTCCATCGCGTCGGGCGCAACAGCTGGTCATGGTCGCCGGCCTGGCCGCGGCGGAGGCCGTCGAGGCCGTGTGTCCGGTCTCCGTCGCGCTGAAATGGCCGAATGACCTCTACGTGCGCGAGCGGAAGGTGGGGGGGATCCTGCTGGAGGCCCGGCTGGCCGCGAACGGCCAGGTTGTAGAGCGAGCCATCGTGGGTATCGGCATCAACGTGTCGGTGGATTTCGCCGGGCTGCCGGACTTGCAGGGGCAGGCCGTTTCCCTCCATGAGGTGGCGGGGCATGCCCCGGACCGGGGCGCCTTGTTGGTGGCGATCCTGAGCCGCTTCGAGGCCCACTACCAGGAGGTGTTGGCGGGTGGCTCCTGCCGCGCCGCCTGGCTGGAGCGTCTGCTGTGGATGGGGCGGGAGGTTCAGGTGACCACGCCCCGAGGCGCTTTCGTCGGCGTCGCCCGGGGCGTGGATGAGGAGGGGGCGTTGCTGTTGGAGTGTGCCGATGGCGTGATGGAAGTGATCCGGGCCGGTGACGTGTCATTGCGCACATCTCAGGGATAG
- a CDS encoding phosphodiesterase produces MGSSSASSTSTGKEREGLPSSADHAPTRREVLLPRRPEAAAPRRLFVIGLDCAEPSLVFDRWRSGLPNLARLMAEGAYGRLQSCHPPITIPAWSSMLTGKDPGQLGFYGFRNRASYGYESLVVASSALVRHDRVWDILGRAGRRSILVGVPQTYPVRPLHGWMVSGLLTPSHEVPYTYPADLQREIETLVGEYEFDVRDFRTEDKERLLRDVYRMTEKRFTVVKHLLRYKPWDFFMFVEIGLDRIQHALWRFMDPEHPRFEPGSPFANAIRDYYRYLDREIGQLLGLLDEDVVVLVVSDHGAQKMDGGFCVNEWLIREGYLALKAPPRGMTLLEQCEIDWAHTRAWGIGGYYGRIFLNVRGREPQGIIPPERYEEEREILRAKLEATTDHLGRPLGTVALKPEEIYREVHNIPPDLLVYFGNLRWRAVGSVGIGAIHTFENDTGPDEANHAPMGIFIWWDPRRRLGGRELVGLHIEDVAPTILSIMGIPPPPTMEGHPVSIEA; encoded by the coding sequence ATGGGCTCTTCCTCGGCCAGCTCCACGTCCACAGGGAAGGAGCGAGAGGGGCTTCCTTCATCCGCGGATCACGCGCCGACCCGCCGGGAAGTCCTGCTCCCTCGCCGACCCGAGGCGGCCGCTCCACGCCGGCTGTTCGTCATCGGCCTGGACTGCGCCGAGCCCTCCCTGGTATTCGACCGATGGCGTTCCGGGCTACCCAACCTCGCACGTCTCATGGCCGAGGGCGCCTACGGACGACTCCAGAGCTGCCATCCCCCCATCACGATCCCGGCGTGGTCGTCCATGCTGACCGGCAAGGACCCTGGTCAGCTGGGCTTCTACGGGTTCCGCAACCGCGCGAGCTACGGCTACGAGAGCCTGGTCGTCGCCAGCAGCGCCCTGGTCCGGCACGACCGGGTGTGGGATATCCTGGGCCGCGCCGGACGGCGGAGTATCCTGGTCGGCGTGCCACAAACCTATCCCGTCCGGCCCCTTCACGGCTGGATGGTCAGCGGACTCCTGACGCCCAGTCACGAGGTGCCCTACACCTACCCGGCCGATCTACAGCGGGAGATCGAAACCCTGGTCGGCGAGTACGAGTTCGACGTGCGCGACTTCCGCACGGAGGATAAGGAACGCCTCCTGCGAGACGTCTACCGCATGACCGAAAAGCGATTCACGGTGGTCAAGCACCTCCTGCGATACAAGCCCTGGGACTTCTTCATGTTCGTGGAGATCGGCCTGGACCGGATCCAGCACGCCCTCTGGCGCTTCATGGACCCAGAGCATCCCCGGTTCGAGCCCGGCAGCCCCTTTGCGAACGCGATCCGGGACTATTATCGCTACCTGGATCGCGAGATCGGCCAGCTGCTGGGGCTCCTCGATGAGGACGTGGTCGTGCTGGTCGTCTCCGATCACGGCGCCCAGAAGATGGATGGCGGCTTCTGCGTCAACGAGTGGCTGATCCGGGAGGGGTACCTGGCGCTGAAGGCACCACCCAGGGGGATGACCCTGCTCGAGCAATGCGAGATCGACTGGGCACACACGAGGGCCTGGGGGATCGGCGGCTACTACGGCCGCATCTTCCTGAACGTTCGCGGCCGCGAGCCGCAGGGGATCATCCCACCTGAGCGCTACGAAGAGGAGCGGGAGATCCTGCGGGCGAAGCTGGAGGCCACGACCGACCATCTCGGCCGCCCGCTCGGCACTGTGGCGCTGAAGCCGGAGGAGATCTACCGCGAGGTGCATAACATCCCGCCGGATCTCCTGGTCTACTTCGGTAACCTGAGATGGCGAGCCGTCGGATCCGTGGGCATCGGCGCCATCCACACGTTCGAAAACGACACGGGCCCCGACGAGGCCAATCACGCCCCGATGGGCATCTTCATCTGGTGGGACCCCCGGCGACGCCTGGGCGGCCGGGAGCTCGTCGGCCTTCACATTGAGGACGTGGCCCCGACGATCCTGTCGATCATGGGCATCCCTCCACCCCCAACGATGGAGGGACACCCGGTGAGCATCGAAGCCTGA
- a CDS encoding peptidase S8 — MMRRFLLGLGLLVLILVLLTGGVGASPQDGPPAGDFVPGEILVRWQDHVPTTEIEATLATEGLERIGTIDALKIDRLRVPVGRERQIIARLQADPRVAFAEPNYIARAAGIPNDPDYWRQWNLEQISAPNAWDLATGNPNLKIAIIDSGVDVNHPELGPRLEGGWDYVRNDAVPDDEYGHGTHVAGIIGAITNNQQGVAGTSWYGQLIPYKVLDQAGRGTYADIASAIVSAQEKGAHIINLSLGGSVPSQTLLNAVNAAYNAGALLVAATGNNNGPVNYPAAYPQVIAVAATTHLDRYAWYSNFGPEVDVAAPGGLPEFAIYSTIPNGYGLLYGTSMAAAHVSGLAALIWSMTPQLSNAEVRQIIEATTEQVDATSYPYVNGRNNYLGRGRINAEMALRLAMAPRVESTPEEIDYIITTGQPVPPRTVYLTNPSLQPISWQAQVLAGRYWLFLEPPTSGNLVYPDTAALSLTINTASMIQGTYTGLVRVTGSSTSGGQQLDIYVQVRVIEKVHHMYLPHLTR, encoded by the coding sequence ATGATGCGCCGATTTCTGTTGGGTCTGGGATTGCTGGTTCTGATCCTCGTCCTGCTCACGGGAGGCGTGGGCGCTTCCCCGCAGGACGGGCCTCCCGCGGGCGACTTCGTCCCGGGCGAGATCCTGGTGCGCTGGCAGGATCATGTGCCCACGACGGAGATCGAAGCCACGCTCGCCACGGAGGGGCTGGAGCGTATCGGCACGATCGATGCGCTCAAGATCGATCGTTTGCGCGTGCCTGTCGGTCGCGAGCGGCAGATCATCGCCCGCCTGCAGGCTGACCCCCGCGTGGCGTTCGCCGAGCCCAACTACATCGCGCGGGCTGCTGGCATCCCCAACGACCCAGACTATTGGCGCCAGTGGAACCTGGAGCAGATATCCGCCCCGAATGCCTGGGACCTTGCCACCGGGAATCCCAACCTGAAGATCGCCATCATCGATTCAGGCGTGGACGTGAACCATCCGGAGCTGGGTCCACGGCTGGAGGGCGGCTGGGACTACGTGCGGAACGACGCGGTCCCGGATGATGAGTACGGACATGGCACGCACGTGGCGGGGATCATCGGGGCGATCACCAACAATCAACAGGGCGTGGCCGGCACCTCCTGGTACGGTCAGCTGATCCCCTACAAGGTGCTAGATCAGGCCGGCCGTGGCACCTACGCGGACATCGCCTCGGCCATCGTCTCCGCGCAAGAGAAGGGCGCACACATCATCAACCTCAGCCTGGGCGGATCGGTTCCCAGCCAGACCTTGCTGAACGCCGTGAACGCGGCGTACAACGCGGGAGCCCTCCTGGTGGCCGCGACGGGGAACAACAACGGTCCGGTGAACTATCCGGCGGCCTATCCCCAGGTGATCGCGGTGGCCGCCACCACTCATCTGGACCGCTACGCCTGGTATAGCAACTTCGGCCCGGAAGTCGACGTCGCCGCGCCGGGGGGCCTGCCGGAATTCGCCATCTACAGCACCATACCCAACGGGTATGGTCTGCTCTACGGCACATCCATGGCGGCCGCCCACGTCTCCGGCCTAGCCGCGCTGATCTGGTCCATGACGCCGCAGCTCTCCAACGCCGAGGTGCGCCAGATCATCGAGGCCACCACCGAGCAGGTGGACGCCACCTCCTATCCATACGTGAACGGGCGCAACAACTACCTGGGACGGGGACGTATCAACGCGGAGATGGCGCTGCGCCTCGCCATGGCGCCGCGGGTGGAGAGCACGCCGGAGGAGATCGATTACATCATCACGACCGGACAGCCCGTGCCCCCGCGCACGGTCTACCTCACCAACCCCAGCCTGCAGCCGATCTCCTGGCAGGCGCAGGTATTGGCGGGGCGATACTGGCTCTTCCTGGAGCCGCCCACCTCGGGGAACCTGGTCTACCCGGACACGGCCGCCCTCTCCCTTACGATCAACACAGCCAGCATGATTCAAGGCACATACACCGGCCTCGTTCGCGTCACGGGAAGCAGCACCAGCGGGGGACAACAGCTAGACATCTACGTGCAGGTCCGCGTGATCGAGAAGGTGCATCACATGTATCTGCCCCACCTGACACGCTAG
- a CDS encoding winged helix-turn-helix transcriptional regulator yields MTLHPGIPAECEGEHVNEAAVRLAAQGLLDEETASRLAETFKALSDPTRVRIISVLRETELCVGDLARCLNMEQSAISHQLRILRQLRLVRARKAGRHVYYALDDDHIHSLFLQGLDHIQHG; encoded by the coding sequence ATGACATTGCATCCCGGAATCCCGGCGGAGTGCGAGGGCGAACACGTCAACGAGGCCGCGGTGCGCCTCGCTGCACAGGGCCTGCTCGATGAGGAGACGGCCAGCCGGTTGGCCGAGACCTTCAAAGCGCTGAGCGATCCCACCCGGGTGCGCATCATCTCCGTATTGCGAGAGACGGAGCTGTGCGTGGGGGATCTGGCCCGCTGCCTGAACATGGAGCAGTCGGCCATCTCCCATCAACTGCGGATCCTGCGCCAGTTGCGCCTGGTGCGAGCGCGCAAGGCGGGCCGACACGTGTACTACGCGCTGGATGACGATCACATCCACTCCCTGTTCCTGCAAGGGCTTGACCACATCCAGCACGGGTAA
- a CDS encoding dephospho-CoA kinase, whose translation MTIVIGLTGNIATGKSTVTRMLADLGAHVIDADQVAHEVIAPGGAAYQAVLEAFGPDIVREDGTIDRRKLASIVFADPAQLARLEAIVHPAVYDRIREEIRRIEAQTAPDAPEPVVVIEAIKLLEAGMSLSLCDQVWVVTARPEQQLRRLLEQRGMTEEEARRRMASQSPQEMKVQHADVVIDNSGSLERTAAQVRAAWEAHIASRRGRHAGASGRGEA comes from the coding sequence ATGACGATCGTGATCGGACTCACCGGGAACATCGCCACGGGCAAGAGCACAGTCACCCGCATGCTGGCCGACCTGGGAGCTCACGTCATCGATGCAGACCAGGTGGCGCACGAGGTGATCGCCCCCGGCGGCGCCGCTTATCAGGCCGTCCTGGAGGCGTTCGGGCCGGACATCGTGAGGGAGGACGGCACCATCGATCGCCGGAAGCTGGCGTCGATCGTCTTCGCCGACCCGGCCCAGCTGGCCCGGCTGGAGGCCATCGTGCATCCGGCAGTATACGACCGCATCCGGGAGGAGATCAGGCGCATCGAAGCCCAGACGGCACCGGACGCGCCGGAGCCCGTGGTGGTGATCGAGGCCATCAAGCTGTTGGAGGCTGGCATGAGCCTCTCCCTGTGCGATCAGGTGTGGGTGGTCACAGCCCGACCCGAGCAACAGCTCCGGCGGCTGCTGGAACAGCGGGGCATGACGGAGGAGGAAGCCCGCCGTCGCATGGCATCCCAGTCGCCGCAGGAGATGAAGGTGCAACACGCCGACGTGGTCATCGACAACAGCGGGAGCCTGGAGCGAACGGCCGCCCAGGTGCGCGCCGCATGGGAGGCCCACATCGCGTCCCGGCGGGGGCGACACGCGGGCGCCAGTGGACGCGGGGAAGCATGA
- a CDS encoding ABC-F family ATP-binding cassette domain-containing protein yields the protein MSILIARDLAKSYGALDVFQNVQLRIEHGDRIGLVGPNGQGKTTLLKIMAGLEPPTAGSVTHARALRIGYLPQDPPPAGSRTLYADLLEIFHDLRRQAETLRALERQMEATTDEAELERLLARYGDLQARFELAGGYDYELRIRRVLSGLGFSESEYHQPLAHLSGGQRTRALLARLLLEEPDLLLLDEPTNHLDLAAVEWLEETLLQWKGSLVVVAHDRYFLDRVATRIWEMARGRVTTYRGNYSQYVVLRAEHLEQQRREWEKQQEYIARTEEFVRRYKAGQRSKEARGRLRRLERFKREQAIERPQEGRRIRLDMTTQIRSGDLVMATRDLIVGYDPNAPLFRCPDLEIRRGHTVALIGPNGVGKTTFVKTILGEVPPLAGEIRLGASVKVGYLPQVPTDLAPDQTVLDAILEVAPNLTLEQARRFLGRFLFTGDDVFQTIDTLSGGQRSRVALARLSLLGANFLILDEPTNHLDLESQEILQEVLARFPGTILLVTHDRYLVEALATHVWDLQAGKLSAYEGGYTEYLAQRAAEREAASADGKSRTSSARKGREREREERRRRQRERRQAERAMAIEEKIHALEAELARLGEEIEVAGRNQEVARVEELGIAYAEAERRLHELMEEWAALV from the coding sequence ATGTCCATCCTGATCGCCCGCGATCTGGCGAAATCCTACGGCGCGCTGGACGTCTTCCAAAACGTCCAGCTGCGGATCGAGCACGGCGACCGCATCGGCCTGGTGGGGCCCAACGGCCAGGGGAAGACCACGCTCCTCAAGATCATGGCCGGCCTGGAGCCTCCCACCGCTGGTTCGGTCACGCATGCGCGCGCCCTGCGCATCGGGTACTTGCCACAGGACCCGCCGCCTGCCGGGTCCCGCACGCTCTACGCCGATCTGCTAGAGATCTTCCACGACCTGCGCAGGCAGGCGGAGACTCTGCGCGCCCTGGAACGGCAGATGGAGGCCACGACCGACGAGGCCGAACTGGAGCGGCTGCTGGCTCGATACGGCGATCTCCAGGCGCGCTTCGAGCTGGCCGGCGGCTACGATTACGAACTGCGCATCCGTCGGGTGCTGAGCGGTCTGGGATTCAGCGAGAGCGAATACCACCAACCCCTGGCCCACCTCAGCGGTGGGCAGCGCACCCGGGCGCTGCTGGCGAGGCTGCTCCTGGAGGAACCGGATCTGCTGCTCCTGGACGAGCCGACCAACCACCTGGACCTCGCGGCCGTGGAGTGGCTGGAGGAGACCCTGCTGCAATGGAAGGGCAGCCTGGTTGTCGTGGCCCACGACCGCTACTTCCTGGACCGGGTGGCCACGCGGATCTGGGAGATGGCGCGCGGCCGGGTGACCACCTATCGCGGGAACTACAGCCAATACGTCGTCCTGCGGGCGGAGCACCTGGAGCAACAACGGCGGGAGTGGGAGAAGCAACAGGAATACATCGCCAGGACCGAGGAGTTCGTCCGGCGATACAAGGCGGGGCAGCGCAGCAAGGAGGCGCGCGGCCGGCTCCGTCGCCTGGAGCGATTCAAGCGAGAGCAGGCGATTGAGCGCCCCCAGGAGGGGCGACGCATCCGCCTGGACATGACGACCCAGATTCGCTCCGGCGATCTGGTGATGGCCACTCGCGATCTGATCGTCGGCTATGACCCCAACGCCCCCCTGTTCCGCTGTCCGGACCTGGAGATCCGTCGCGGCCACACCGTCGCGCTCATCGGGCCCAACGGGGTGGGCAAGACCACCTTCGTGAAGACGATTCTGGGAGAGGTGCCTCCGCTGGCCGGCGAGATCCGCCTGGGCGCCAGCGTGAAGGTGGGCTATCTGCCCCAGGTTCCCACAGACCTGGCGCCGGATCAGACCGTATTGGATGCCATCTTAGAGGTCGCACCTAACCTCACCCTGGAGCAGGCGCGTCGATTCCTGGGCCGTTTCCTGTTCACCGGCGACGATGTGTTCCAGACCATCGACACGCTGAGCGGTGGCCAGCGCAGCCGGGTCGCGCTGGCCCGGCTGTCGCTGCTGGGAGCGAACTTTCTGATCCTGGACGAGCCGACCAATCACCTGGACCTGGAATCACAGGAGATCCTGCAGGAGGTGCTGGCCCGATTCCCGGGCACCATCCTGCTGGTCACCCACGATCGCTACCTGGTGGAGGCGCTGGCCACCCACGTGTGGGATCTCCAGGCGGGGAAGCTGAGCGCCTACGAAGGGGGATACACCGAATATCTGGCCCAGCGGGCGGCCGAGCGCGAGGCAGCGTCCGCCGACGGCAAGTCCCGAACCTCCTCAGCCAGGAAGGGTCGAGAGCGAGAACGGGAGGAGCGCCGGCGGCGACAGAGGGAACGCCGCCAGGCCGAGCGAGCGATGGCCATCGAGGAGAAGATCCACGCGCTGGAGGCGGAGCTGGCCCGACTGGGGGAGGAGATCGAGGTCGCCGGCCGGAATCAGGAGGTGGCCCGAGTGGAGGAGCTGGGCATCGCGTATGCAGAGGCCGAGCGACGGCTGCACGAGTTGATGGAGGAATGGGCCGCGCTGGTGTAG
- a CDS encoding flippase-like domain-containing protein has translation MRDKLTTLAKAIISLGLIAWIFHRVDAAEVGQMLASANVWYLLLALMLYIGAIALNAVKWQVLLRAQGVRVPLRALLSYTFVGVFFNNFLPANVGGDVMRGYGLSRYTTRLTDAAVSVIVDRVVGLIAYMSAAVVAAIVVVNTVGNSQDLQAVEYVAFLSLAAIAGGFGVLLSRRLRAWIGRLFQWRWLTPLAPVYGRVSDAFGAYRFRYRALALAFLIALGGLMLTNLVNWLLAESIGGGIPLLYICLFNPLIALVLLVPISIGGIGVNQNVYPFFFGLLGIPHGLALAVSLLMQALILVSGLPGGILWWRLRSAEVPAGSPMAPGRAQ, from the coding sequence TTGAGAGATAAGCTGACCACACTGGCCAAGGCGATCATCAGCCTGGGCCTGATCGCCTGGATCTTCCACCGCGTGGACGCAGCCGAGGTCGGGCAGATGCTCGCCAGCGCCAACGTGTGGTATCTCCTGCTGGCATTGATGCTGTACATCGGCGCCATCGCCCTCAACGCGGTGAAATGGCAGGTCCTTCTGCGAGCGCAGGGCGTTCGTGTGCCGCTGCGAGCGCTGTTGAGCTATACCTTCGTGGGCGTGTTCTTCAACAACTTCCTGCCGGCCAACGTCGGCGGGGACGTGATGCGGGGGTATGGGCTCTCCAGATACACCACCCGGCTGACCGACGCCGCCGTCTCCGTGATCGTGGATCGCGTGGTGGGGCTCATCGCCTACATGAGCGCGGCCGTGGTCGCGGCGATCGTAGTGGTGAACACCGTCGGAAACAGCCAGGACTTGCAAGCCGTGGAGTACGTGGCCTTCCTCTCCCTGGCCGCCATCGCGGGCGGCTTCGGGGTACTGCTGAGCCGTCGGCTGCGCGCGTGGATCGGACGCCTGTTCCAGTGGCGCTGGCTCACCCCTCTGGCTCCCGTATACGGCCGCGTGTCAGATGCCTTTGGCGCCTATCGATTCCGCTATCGAGCGCTCGCGCTGGCCTTCCTGATCGCCCTGGGTGGGCTCATGCTGACCAACCTGGTGAACTGGCTGCTGGCGGAGTCGATCGGCGGCGGCATCCCGCTGCTGTACATCTGCCTCTTCAACCCGCTGATCGCCCTGGTGTTGCTGGTCCCCATCTCCATCGGCGGCATCGGCGTCAACCAGAACGTCTACCCCTTCTTCTTCGGGCTGTTGGGCATCCCCCATGGACTGGCGCTGGCGGTATCCCTGCTCATGCAAGCCCTGATCCTCGTCTCCGGGCTGCCCGGCGGCATCCTGTGGTGGCGCCTGCGGTCGGCAGAGGTGCCCGCAGGCTCCCCCATGGCCCCGGGTCGGGCACAATGA
- a CDS encoding HD domain-containing protein — translation MKGPPLSIEAVQALYEGTDAAHRFDHVLRVLALAERIARAEGADLAIVRTAALLHDIERERHAADHHLRGAERARQLLRGHPQPFVDAVAHAIEAHRFRAGPAPATPEARCLFDADKLDAIGAIGVARAFAYGGRHGQRLWAPLSSVDADGPEPPPDEYTPVHEFVRKLARLRDRLYTATARQIAEDRHAFMLAFYRRLEAEVQGRA, via the coding sequence ATGAAGGGACCGCCCCTCTCCATCGAAGCGGTGCAGGCCCTGTACGAGGGAACCGATGCGGCCCACCGTTTCGATCACGTGCTCCGGGTGCTGGCGCTGGCCGAGCGCATCGCGCGGGCGGAAGGGGCCGACCTGGCCATCGTGCGCACGGCTGCCCTGCTGCATGACATCGAACGGGAGCGACACGCCGCGGATCACCACCTGCGCGGGGCGGAGCGAGCGCGCCAGTTGCTGCGAGGACACCCGCAACCCTTCGTAGACGCCGTAGCGCACGCCATCGAGGCCCATCGATTCCGGGCTGGCCCGGCCCCGGCCACCCCCGAGGCTCGATGCCTGTTCGACGCGGACAAGCTGGACGCCATCGGGGCGATCGGCGTCGCCCGGGCGTTCGCCTACGGTGGACGGCACGGGCAGCGGCTGTGGGCGCCGCTGTCCAGCGTCGACGCCGACGGGCCGGAGCCCCCTCCGGACGAGTACACCCCCGTACACGAGTTCGTGCGCAAGCTGGCCCGTCTGCGGGACCGGCTATACACGGCCACCGCCCGGCAGATCGCCGAGGACCGCCATGCCTTCATGCTGGCGTTCTACCGCCGGCTGGAGGCGGAGGTCCAGGGACGAGCCTGA